The proteins below are encoded in one region of Metabacillus dongyingensis:
- a CDS encoding acyl-CoA dehydrogenase family protein, with protein sequence MNFQFDEDIQFLKRSVRDFVQTEVEAVAMEIEESNAIPERIISMSKELGLFGLSIPEQYGGLGIGMVGKCALYEEIGATHNGYTTLIGAHTGIGTVGIVEMGNEQQKQKYLPAMASGEKIGAFALTEPSAGSNATNLKTSAVKKGDKYILNGTKHYITNATEADVFTVMAVTDSSKGAKGITSFIIEKDFPGFQVGAVEKKMGLRGSHSAEIILEDCEVPAENILGEEGHGYVNALKILANGRAGLAARNLGSCQKLLDLSMTYSQERVQFDVPIFEHQAVSHMIAEMAMEIEALRSFTYRVAWMVDEGMKVIKEAAMLKLFGSEVYNRVADKAVQVHGGIGYIADYPIERFFRDARITRIYEGTSEIQKNIIAGQLKKQYQ encoded by the coding sequence ATGAACTTTCAATTTGATGAGGACATTCAATTTTTAAAACGGAGCGTCCGTGATTTTGTTCAAACAGAAGTTGAAGCTGTTGCGATGGAAATTGAGGAATCAAATGCGATACCTGAACGGATCATTTCGATGTCAAAGGAACTGGGGCTTTTCGGATTAAGCATTCCGGAGCAATACGGAGGTCTAGGCATCGGAATGGTTGGAAAATGTGCTTTGTATGAAGAAATCGGTGCAACTCATAACGGATATACGACGTTAATCGGTGCTCATACAGGCATTGGAACAGTCGGAATTGTCGAGATGGGAAATGAACAGCAAAAGCAGAAGTACCTGCCTGCCATGGCGAGCGGCGAGAAAATCGGCGCCTTTGCCTTAACAGAGCCGAGTGCCGGCTCTAATGCGACAAATCTTAAAACGTCTGCTGTGAAAAAGGGAGATAAATATATTCTTAACGGCACGAAGCATTACATCACAAATGCGACTGAGGCAGATGTATTTACTGTGATGGCCGTAACGGACTCTTCAAAAGGTGCAAAGGGCATCACGTCTTTTATCATAGAAAAAGATTTTCCGGGATTCCAAGTAGGAGCTGTTGAAAAGAAAATGGGGCTCCGCGGTTCACATTCAGCTGAGATCATTTTAGAAGATTGTGAGGTTCCCGCTGAAAATATACTTGGTGAAGAGGGCCATGGGTATGTGAATGCTCTTAAAATCCTCGCAAATGGACGTGCAGGTCTTGCGGCCCGAAATCTGGGATCGTGTCAAAAGCTGCTTGACCTATCGATGACGTATTCCCAGGAAAGAGTGCAATTTGATGTTCCTATTTTTGAACATCAGGCAGTTTCCCATATGATTGCAGAGATGGCGATGGAAATTGAAGCCCTGCGGTCGTTTACCTACCGGGTCGCCTGGATGGTGGACGAAGGCATGAAGGTGATTAAAGAAGCGGCGATGCTGAAGCTGTTCGGATCTGAAGTGTATAACCGTGTGGCAGATAAAGCCGTTCAGGTACATGGCGGAATCGGCTATATTGCTGATTACCCCATCGAGCGATTTTTCCGGGATGCACGGATTACGAGAATCTATGAAGGCACTTCCGAAATTCAGAAAAACATCATTGCAGGTCAATTGAAAAAGCAATATCAATAA
- a CDS encoding thiolase family protein, translating into METIVIASAVRTPIGRYGGALKDVGASFLASYAIKEALSRAGVSAEQVDEVILGEVRQTTLASNVARVAALRAGIPETAPAFSINRLCASGMQAIASAVQQIQSGQAEIVVAGGTENMSQAPIYLRGSRFGGDAAHLVDSNKENGQQPKETFGEHLGMGITAENVAEKYQISREDQDAFALESQKRAEKANRNLLFQDEIVPIDVPHKKGSALFNTDEHPRPETTYEKLSQLKPAFRKSGTVTAGNACGRNDGAAALVLMAESKAKELNIKPIARVADWAAAGVSPEIMGIGPVPAVRKLLERTNKSIGDIDVFELNEAFASQALAVIRELELDRKKVNVNGGAIALGHPLGATGARIVTTLVHEMKRRDHRLGVATLCVGGGQGMAMMIELI; encoded by the coding sequence ATGGAAACCATTGTAATTGCAAGTGCCGTGCGAACACCAATTGGCCGGTACGGAGGAGCGCTAAAAGATGTTGGGGCCAGTTTTTTGGCTTCCTATGCGATAAAGGAGGCACTTAGTAGAGCAGGAGTTTCTGCAGAACAGGTCGATGAAGTCATTTTAGGGGAAGTCAGACAAACCACCCTTGCCTCTAATGTTGCGAGAGTTGCAGCTCTTCGGGCTGGTATTCCGGAAACAGCTCCTGCATTTTCAATTAACCGGCTTTGCGCTTCAGGTATGCAGGCCATAGCCTCAGCCGTACAGCAAATTCAGTCAGGGCAGGCTGAAATCGTTGTTGCCGGCGGCACGGAGAATATGAGCCAGGCGCCGATTTATCTTCGAGGCTCCCGTTTTGGCGGAGATGCTGCTCATTTGGTTGATTCAAATAAAGAGAACGGGCAGCAGCCAAAGGAAACGTTTGGGGAGCATCTCGGAATGGGCATTACAGCTGAAAATGTTGCCGAGAAATATCAAATTTCCAGAGAAGATCAGGATGCCTTTGCCCTTGAAAGTCAAAAGAGAGCGGAGAAGGCAAATCGAAATCTGCTCTTTCAGGATGAAATAGTGCCGATTGATGTTCCTCATAAGAAAGGGTCTGCTTTATTTAATACAGATGAACATCCGCGCCCTGAAACAACCTATGAAAAGTTATCACAATTAAAGCCTGCATTCAGAAAATCTGGGACAGTGACCGCTGGAAATGCATGCGGACGCAATGACGGGGCAGCCGCTTTAGTCCTGATGGCAGAAAGCAAAGCAAAGGAGCTCAATATAAAGCCGATTGCGAGAGTAGCAGATTGGGCGGCGGCAGGTGTTTCCCCTGAAATTATGGGCATTGGTCCGGTACCGGCTGTGCGGAAGCTTTTAGAAAGAACCAATAAAAGCATCGGCGATATTGATGTGTTTGAACTGAATGAAGCATTTGCTTCTCAAGCCCTTGCTGTAATCAGAGAGTTAGAGCTTGATAGAAAAAAAGTCAACGTAAATGGCGGGGCAATTGCACTCGGCCATCCACTCGGCGCGACAGGTGCAAGAATTGTGACGACGCTGGTTCATGAGATGAAACGGAGAGATCACAGGCTTGGTGTGGCGACGCTCTGTGTTGGAGGAGGCCAGGGAATGGCCATGATGATTGAACTCATATAA
- a CDS encoding 3-hydroxyacyl-CoA dehydrogenase family protein, with the protein MQKVSVIGAGTMGRGIAFACAAAGFSVVVQDIHEQSLNTCRAYVSKQFEKIGKTDAEANMIYTTELKQAAEDADLIIEAVLEVMELKISVFKELDRYAKPSAIMATNTSTLSPTEIGAQTSRPKQCIALHFFNPVPKMKLIEVICGLETSEDTIDACFQFGEALGKECVKINEFPGFAVSRMNCLIGNEAMTMVMEGVGSVQDIDKAMKLGLNHPMGPLELADLVGLDTRLRNMEYLYKTLGEKFRPCPILVKYVKAGWLGKKSGRGFYKYSQGASS; encoded by the coding sequence GTGCAAAAAGTCAGTGTAATTGGTGCAGGAACGATGGGCCGGGGGATTGCCTTTGCATGTGCGGCTGCAGGGTTTTCAGTTGTTGTTCAGGATATTCATGAACAATCGCTGAATACTTGCCGCGCCTATGTGTCAAAGCAATTCGAAAAAATAGGCAAGACAGATGCAGAGGCCAACATGATCTACACTACTGAACTAAAGCAGGCAGCAGAAGACGCAGATCTCATTATTGAAGCAGTGCTTGAAGTGATGGAACTGAAAATCAGCGTGTTTAAAGAGCTTGACCGCTATGCTAAACCTTCAGCGATTATGGCAACCAATACATCAACTTTGAGCCCGACTGAAATCGGTGCCCAAACAAGCCGCCCCAAGCAGTGCATTGCGCTTCACTTTTTCAATCCTGTGCCAAAAATGAAGCTGATCGAAGTCATTTGCGGCCTGGAAACGTCCGAAGACACAATCGATGCGTGCTTTCAATTTGGAGAAGCACTTGGAAAAGAATGCGTAAAGATTAATGAGTTTCCCGGTTTTGCTGTCAGCCGCATGAATTGTCTGATCGGAAATGAGGCGATGACAATGGTGATGGAGGGAGTCGGTTCTGTTCAGGATATCGATAAGGCGATGAAGCTGGGCTTAAATCATCCAATGGGACCGCTTGAACTTGCTGACTTAGTCGGGCTCGATACGAGGCTCAGGAATATGGAATATCTTTATAAAACGCTTGGCGAAAAATTCCGTCCGTGTCCGATCCTTGTGAAATATGTAAAGGCAGGCTGGCTAGGGAAAAAAAGCGGCCGGGGATTTTATAAATACAGCCAGGGGGCAAGCTCATGA
- a CDS encoding long-chain-fatty-acid--CoA ligase, with the protein MERTIQRPWHSFYQHGEVHIPEQSVYTMLKKTAERYGGQTAIIFEEEDLSYLELKSKVDLLAGKWNEMGFKKGERIGLMLANHPDYVISYYAAHALGLIVVQINPMYTARELLQIITDAEVTSIVADASGRKTINEVSGLYSFRYMMASQLSESDGRYLKLEELIAFGIPLKSPAEINAKEDVAVIQYTGGTTGKMKGAMLTHFNLTANVYQSCLMYGESMVQGKETVLIATPLYHVYAMTSGMNLGIFIGGRLLLFRKFEIDDVLAKIKKHRPTFFPGVPKMYIAFVNHPEIEEAKLSCLKLCSSGSAPLPVEIIQRFERLTGTRIGEGFGLSEASPSTHRNPPFGKRKIGSIGIPVPETDCMIVDKDNRELGAKSVGELLIKGPQIMKGYWNNAAETHAALQNGWLYTGDLATMDDEGYFYIVGRKKEMIILGGFNIYPQEIEGVLYEHPDVKEAAVVGLPDEEHGERVKAYVVPKDGKTIDKEELRGYCYTKLTPYKVPKQFDVRDSLPRNTVGKLLKRLLIKEESERGDNLNGN; encoded by the coding sequence GTGGAACGTACGATTCAGCGTCCCTGGCATTCTTTTTATCAGCACGGGGAGGTTCATATTCCGGAACAGTCTGTTTATACGATGCTTAAGAAAACGGCTGAACGCTATGGCGGGCAAACCGCGATTATTTTCGAAGAGGAAGACCTGTCATATCTTGAGCTTAAGAGCAAAGTCGATTTGCTGGCAGGCAAATGGAACGAAATGGGGTTCAAAAAGGGTGAGCGCATTGGATTAATGCTTGCCAATCACCCCGATTACGTCATTTCATATTATGCTGCTCATGCACTGGGGCTGATTGTGGTGCAGATTAATCCGATGTACACAGCAAGAGAGCTGCTTCAAATCATAACAGATGCTGAAGTGACTTCGATCGTGGCAGATGCCTCGGGCAGGAAAACAATTAATGAAGTCAGCGGCCTGTATTCCTTCAGATATATGATGGCTTCTCAGCTGTCAGAATCAGACGGCCGTTATCTGAAGCTTGAAGAGTTAATAGCCTTTGGAATTCCTTTAAAAAGTCCTGCTGAAATCAATGCGAAGGAAGATGTGGCAGTCATTCAGTACACAGGAGGAACTACAGGGAAAATGAAGGGCGCGATGCTGACACATTTTAATCTGACAGCCAACGTCTATCAGAGCTGCCTAATGTACGGGGAATCAATGGTTCAGGGAAAAGAAACGGTGCTGATCGCAACACCGCTCTATCATGTGTACGCCATGACAAGCGGCATGAATTTGGGGATCTTCATTGGAGGCAGACTGCTTTTATTCAGAAAGTTCGAGATTGATGATGTGCTTGCGAAAATCAAAAAGCATAGGCCTACTTTTTTTCCGGGCGTACCGAAGATGTACATCGCTTTTGTCAATCATCCTGAGATTGAAGAGGCAAAGCTGAGTTGTCTAAAGTTATGTTCGTCAGGATCTGCTCCGCTTCCGGTTGAAATCATTCAGCGTTTCGAACGCTTGACGGGAACGCGGATTGGGGAAGGATTCGGATTGTCAGAAGCTTCGCCTTCCACACACCGCAATCCGCCGTTTGGCAAAAGAAAAATCGGCAGCATCGGTATTCCGGTTCCAGAAACAGACTGCATGATTGTGGATAAGGACAACCGGGAGCTAGGGGCAAAAAGTGTCGGGGAGCTTTTGATCAAGGGTCCGCAAATTATGAAGGGCTACTGGAACAATGCAGCTGAAACACACGCAGCGCTGCAAAATGGCTGGCTGTACACCGGGGATCTGGCGACGATGGATGATGAAGGTTACTTTTATATTGTCGGCCGCAAAAAAGAAATGATCATTTTGGGCGGTTTTAATATTTATCCGCAGGAAATCGAAGGTGTCCTCTATGAGCACCCGGATGTGAAGGAAGCGGCTGTTGTAGGATTGCCTGATGAAGAGCACGGAGAAAGAGTGAAAGCGTATGTTGTGCCAAAGGATGGGAAGACAATTGATAAAGAAGAGCTGAGAGGCTATTGCTATACAAAACTGACACCCTATAAAGTTCCAAAGCAGTTTGATGTGCGAGACAGTCTGCCGCGGAATACGGTTGGAAAACTGTTAAAACGGCTGCTGATAAAAGAAGAATCAGAGAGAGGGGACAACCTGAATGGGAATTGA
- a CDS encoding PaaI family thioesterase, whose translation MLDIMHSSFFDHLSLRREQNQGEEIIISAVIEKEHLADSETIGSGIFYTMLDIAMGTAASKAGGVPSATIALTTTIFDSSVKSSLLCRAKVTHCFEGMASAEGWVFDEYKTLIAKSQADFKLLKKRS comes from the coding sequence ATGCTGGACATTATGCATTCTTCTTTTTTTGACCATTTGTCCCTTCGGAGGGAGCAGAATCAAGGAGAAGAAATTATCATTTCCGCTGTGATTGAAAAGGAGCATCTAGCAGATTCCGAAACGATTGGGAGCGGGATTTTTTACACGATGCTTGATATTGCTATGGGAACAGCTGCATCTAAAGCGGGAGGTGTTCCTTCTGCAACAATTGCCTTAACAACAACCATTTTTGATTCATCCGTCAAGTCGTCGTTATTATGCAGGGCTAAAGTGACTCACTGTTTTGAGGGCATGGCATCTGCTGAAGGCTGGGTCTTCGACGAATACAAGACCCTGATTGCGAAAAGCCAGGCAGATTTTAAACTGCTGAAAAAAAGGAGCTGA
- a CDS encoding 3-hydroxyacyl-CoA dehydrogenase family protein, which yields MGIESIEKAAVIGAGTMGSQIAMVCSLAGYPVTLQDVSGENLEKAKQFLGVQMEKRVKKGRFTAEEVETAFSRISFTASLDELREADLVIEAIVEKLDVKRALFKKLDEITPPHAILATNSSTIVSSKIADVTGRPDKVCNIHFFNPALVMELVEVVKGPHTSDETAQTSMDFVKKINKLPVLLNKEISGFIANRILGKLMDEAVYLFENGYAAFEEIDLVCTKALNHPIGPFALMDLTGIDVNYFVRMQRYEESGNERDKPAKIVQEKVEKGELGRKTGKGFYTYDNKKAAVK from the coding sequence ATGGGAATTGAATCAATTGAAAAAGCAGCTGTGATTGGAGCAGGGACAATGGGATCGCAAATCGCGATGGTCTGCTCACTTGCAGGATATCCGGTTACATTGCAGGATGTAAGCGGGGAAAACCTTGAAAAAGCAAAGCAGTTTTTAGGTGTACAAATGGAGAAGCGAGTGAAAAAGGGAAGGTTTACCGCAGAGGAAGTTGAAACTGCGTTCAGCCGGATTTCGTTTACCGCGTCTCTTGATGAATTAAGGGAAGCAGATCTTGTTATTGAAGCGATCGTTGAAAAACTGGATGTAAAAAGAGCGCTATTTAAGAAGCTGGATGAGATCACACCGCCGCATGCCATTTTGGCCACAAACAGCTCAACAATCGTCAGCTCAAAAATAGCGGATGTAACTGGCCGTCCCGATAAGGTCTGCAACATTCACTTCTTCAACCCTGCATTAGTAATGGAGCTTGTGGAAGTTGTGAAAGGACCGCACACCTCTGATGAAACTGCTCAAACGTCAATGGACTTTGTGAAAAAGATTAATAAGCTGCCAGTTTTATTGAATAAAGAAATCTCAGGATTTATTGCCAACCGCATTTTAGGAAAACTGATGGATGAAGCGGTGTACCTTTTTGAAAACGGCTATGCAGCCTTTGAAGAAATCGACCTCGTTTGTACAAAAGCGCTGAATCATCCGATTGGCCCGTTCGCCTTAATGGATCTGACCGGCATTGATGTCAACTATTTTGTCAGAATGCAGCGCTATGAGGAAAGCGGAAATGAGCGTGATAAGCCTGCCAAGATCGTTCAGGAAAAGGTGGAAAAAGGGGAGCTGGGCAGAAAAACCGGCAAAGGTTTTTACACATATGACAACAAAAAGGCAGCAGTGAAATAG